The Catenulispora sp. EB89 DNA segment GCGCAACGTCCGTGAGCCGCTGCGCAGCGCGAACGTGCGCGAGCTCAACGTGCGCGAGCCGCTGAAGCGCAACCTGCGCGACTCGCTCAAGCGGAACGTTCGCGACGTGCTGGCCGTCAGCGCGGACCGGGTGCTGTCCAACAAGCTCCTGGCGAGCGCGGACGCCAACCGTGTCGTCTCCAACAAGCTCCTCGCGAGCGCGGACGCCAACCGGGTGGTGTCGAACAAGCTCCTCGCGAGCGCGGACGCCAACCGCGTGGTCTCCAACAAGCTCCTGGCGAGCACGGACGCCAACCGCGTCGTCTCCAACAAGCTCCTCGCGAGCGCCGATGGCAGCCGGGTGGTGTCGAACAAGCTCCTCGCGAGCGCGGACGGCAGCCGCGTGGTGTCCAACAAGCTGCTCGCGTCCGCCGCTGCGGACCGTGTGGTTTCCAACAAGCTCCTGGCCTCCGCGGCTGCGGACCGCGTGGTCTCCAACAAGCTGCTCGCGTCGGCCGCCGCGGACCGCGTGCTGTCGAACAAGCTGCTCGCGTCCGCTGCCGCGGACCGCGTGGTGTCCAACAAGCTCCTCGCCTCCGCGGACGCCGACCTGGTGATCCTCGACAAGCTCCTCGCCTTCGAGGACACCGACTCGCGCGAGCACCAGGCGTGCCTGCCGAACCCGTATCCGACGGCCACCACCCGCTTCGACTGCGAGCTGTAGCACCCCGGTACCGCAGATGAGCGAAGCCACCGCGGGCCGCCGGAGGCGGACCGACGAGAACTGGGTGCACCGTGTCGATCCGCGGATGCCCGGGGTGGCGCACGGCTGGAAGCTGCACGTCTCGGCCCGCCCGGCGACACTGGAGGAGGTCGTAGCCCGCGTCCTGCCGCTGCTGGACGAGTACGTGTGCCACGTGAAGTACGCGCGGACCCCGGAGATCCTCCGAGCCCTCAACTCCGGGTTCCGCAGCCCTGGCGCGGTCGGCAAGGCCGTCACGGTCTACCCGGCCCCCGGCACCGTCGTCGAGATCGCTTCCGCCTTGGTCGAGGCGTTGAACGGGATCGACGGTCCGCGCGTTCTGAGTGACATGCGGGTATCGCCCTCCGCTCCGGTCTACTACCGCTACGGGCCCTTCGAGGCCACCTACCGCACCGGGTCCGGCGGACGCCTGGAATCGGTGATGATCGGCCCTGACGGACAGGGCTTCGACGGCCTGGCCACCGGGCACTACCGGTGTCCGCCGTGGGCGGTCGACCCGTTCCGGTCCGACGCGTCGGACGCGCGGCCGGACCGCACCTCCGCCTCGCTGGCCGGCGGCCGGTACGAGATCACCGCCGGGATCGTGCGCGCGGCGCACGGCAACGTCTACCGTGCGATCGACCGCGCCCGGAACACGCGGGTCGTGCTGAAGCAGGCGCGCGCCTTCGTCGCGGAGGACGACTTCGAGCTGGACGCGCGGCACCGGCTGCGCCACGAGCGCCTGGTCCTGGAGCAGCTGGACGGGATCGACGGGATCCCGCGGTTCGTCGACTACTTCGAGCACGCCGGCGACGAGTTCCTGGTGCTGGCCGACTGCGGTGGCCGGGATCTGCGGCGCGAGGTCCTGGAGCACGGGCCCTACCGGTCCGGCGACCCGGATCGCGATCCGCTCGCGCTGGCCGACCGGTTGGCCGCGCTGCTGGACGAGGTGCACCGGCGCGGTGTGGTCGTACGGGACCTCAAGCCGAACAACGTGGTCCTGGACGCCGCGGGGCGTCCGCACCTCGTCGACTTCGGGATCAGCGCGCTGGACGGCCTCGGACCCGGCGGCGGCACACTCGGCTACCGGCCGCCGGGTCATGCGCAGGACGACGCCGACGTTCCCGACCCGGCCGACGACCTCTACGCGCTCGGCGTCACCCTGGGCTTCGCCGCCACCGGTCTGGAGCCGGTCCTCATCGACGACGACGCCGCGGTCAACCGCGACCGGACGCTCGCCGGTCTGGAGGCGGCCGACGTCGCGCCCGCGGTGTCCAGGCGTATCCGGACTCTGATGAACGTCTCCGACGCCGGCCACCTGCCGCCGATCCCGGACGGCGACCTGCTCGACGAGATCATCGAGGACGCGGTCGCGTACTGCGCGCAAGCCGCGCGGGACACGGTCCGGGAAGGCTCGGGGCCGACCGATCTGTACGCCGGGAGCTCCGGGCTCGGCTGGGAACTGCTCCAGCACCGGGACCGGCCGGGCGTCGCGGACGTCGTCGAGCTGTTGGCGCGCTGGACGGCGCGGCAGGCCCGGGACCTGTCCGCCAGCCTGTACTCCGGACGGATGGGCGTGGCGTTGTTCCTCCAGCAGGCCGGTCTGCCCTACGACCACGACGGCCTGCTCCCGCGCGGACGGCTCGACGGAGGGCCGCCGGAGGCCGATCTCATCGAAGGTGCGGCGGGCATCGGACTCGGTCATCTCCGGCTCGCGGACGCCTTCGTTTCGGCGGCGTACAGCGGGGTTCGGGACTTCCACCTAGCCGGTGCCGCCGAATGCCACCGGCTCATCACCAGCGGGATCGCGACGCTCACCCCGACCGACGCGGCCAAGCCCGGCAACGCGGCGCTCGCGGCGGGGATCGCGCACGGGGACGCGGGGGTCGCCTACTTCCTCGCCGAGTACAGCCGGGCTGTCGGGGCTGGGGCCGGGTTCGGCGTCGGGGTTGAGACCGAGGTCGGTGCAGGGGTCCGAGGCGCTGGAGACGCGGCGCACGTTGAAGCGCTGGCCGCGGCCCGCGCGGCCTGCGACCGTCTCGCGGCCCTGATACCCGGGCTCCTGGCCCGGGCACTGGCCCCCGACGGCTCACGGCGTTACGGCTCGTGGTGCCGGGGGCTGGCCGGGATCGGCAGCGTGCTGATTCGGGCGGCGGAGTGTGTCGGTGAGCTGAGATACCTTGAACTCGCTGATCAGTGTGCTGACGCCTGCGTCCGGATCGCGCCGCGGATGCCACAGGTGGTCCAGTGCTGCGGTCTGGCCGGCGTCGGGGACTTCCTCATCGACCTGGCCGAGGCCACCGGGGACGAGCGCCGGTGGGACGAGGCAGCGCTGATCGCCCGGCTGATCCTGGCCCGCAGCGGGGGAACCTGGTCACAGCCGGTTTTCCCTGATGTCGAACTTACGCGGAGCAGTGCAGGCTGGGCTGGAGGCACGTCGGGCGTGCTGGGCTTTCTGCGGCGGCTGCGCCACCGCGGCGGGAATCGGCTGGCCACCACGTCGCGACAGCTGATGTGAATCAAGTTCCGTCATTCCATTCACTCCAGTTTACAGCGGCCGCACGGACCAGTAAGGTCGAGGCCTGATGGAGCCGTGACGACGTCAGGGGGCGGATCGACATCCATGACCGAACGCGCGACTCTGCGGCACCGTAGGATCGGGGCCGCCCTGCGGGCCCACCGCGTGAACGCCGGACTCACCCTGGAACGGGTGGCCCACCGGCTCACTCCGGCCGACGCCATGTCGGCGGCGAAGATCTCCCGCATCGAGAACGGACAGTACGCCGTCAACCCGCACGACGTGCGGGCCCTGTGCCGGGTCTACGACCTGGACGCCTCGACCACCGACGAGCTGGTCGAGCAGGCTTCGCAGGCGCTGCGGCGCACATGGTGGCAGGAGGGCGAGGCCGGCTCGTTGCCGGCGCCGTTCCAGCGCTACCTGGAGTACGAGGACACGTGCGTCGCCCTCGACGTGTTCGCGCCGGTGTTCGTGCCGGACATCCTGCAGACCGCGGCCTATACCAGAATGTTGATAGCAGGGCTCTGGCCCGACAAGAACCCCGGCGAGCGCCAGGCGCTGGCCTCGGTGCTGACCCGGCGCCAGACCCGGCTCGCGGTCGAGGCCGGGCCGCGGGTGCAGGTGGTGCTGGACGCGCACGCGGTGCTGCGCAGCTGGGGCGACCGGTCGGTCGCGGTGCGGCAGGCCGCGTATTTGCTGGAGGTCTCCCGGCATCCGCGCACCGAGGTCCGGGTGATCCCGGACGGCCGGGTGTATCCGGGTGCGCACACCGGATTCACGCTGATGACGCTCGGCTCGGGGGAGAAGCAGGCCCGGCCGTCACGGCAGGTCAAGCACGTCCCCAAACAGGGCGCGCCGGCGACCAAGCCGGCCGAGCACGTGGGGTTCGTCGGGGGCGTCGTCGGCTGGTGCCTGGTCGACGGCGGTGACGAGATAGACCGGTACACGCTCACCTTCGAACAGCAGCGCGCCGCCGCGCTCGGCCCCGAGGAGACCCGCAGATGGCTGCGGCTGGCGATCAAGAGCATGGGCGGCGTGGGATGACCACGGTCCCGGTGTCTTCGGGCCTGTCCTCGGGGCCGTCCTCGGAGTCGTCTTCGGACTTGTCCTCGGGGCCGTCCTCGGACTCTTTCTCGGACTCCCTGGCGTCCCTCGTCGCATCGACTCAGACCATTGATGTGCCGTTCTCCGGCGACGACGCCGGCAGCGGCGGCCTGAACTGGGGCCAGCAGCACATCTTCGGCGCGATCCGGAACCTCGGCTCGTCGATGAACATGTGCGCGCTGCGCGAGCTGCCGCCGACGGCGACCGTCGAGGACTTCGCCGACGAGCTCCGCTTCTACCTGAACCGCTTCCAGGCCATGCGGACCCTGCTGCGCTTCGAGGCGGGCCGTCCCCCGATCCAGGTGGTCCACGCCTCCGGCACGGCCCCGCTGCGGATCCTCGACATCGACCCCGCCGCCGACCTCGACGCGGCTCTGGCGGCGCTCGTCGCAGAACACGAAGAACGCAACTTCGACGACGAGCACGAGTACCCGATCCGCATGGTCCTGATACGCCGGGCCGGCGTCCTGACGCACCTGCTGACCGTCCTGAACCACTTCGCGACCGACGGCGCCGGCGCCTTCGCGATGTACGAGGACTTCCTGCACCGCGACCCGGTGACCGGCCAGGCCCGCGGCCCGGTGCCGACCCACCCGCTGGACCTGACCGTCCAGCAGGCCACCCCCGCCGGCCGCCGGCAGAGCGACGCGTCGCTGCGCTACTGGGAGCGTCAGCTGGCCGCGCTGCCGAGAAGACGACCGACCGCGGCGGTGCCCGAGACGGGATCCCGCTACCGCAGGGCGACGCTGCGGTCGGTTCCCCTGCTGCTCGGGGCGACCCGCATCGCGCACCGCCTGGACTGCGACGTCTCCGCCGTCGTCCTCGGCCTGTTCGCGACGGCGCTGGCCCGCCTGACCGGCGAGCAGCCGACCGCCGCGCAGATGCTGGTGAGCAACCGCTTCCGGCCCGGCATGGCCGACATCGTCGGCAACGTCAGCCAGAGCGGCCTGTTCGTGGTGGACGTCGCGGACACGACGGTGGACGACGTGATCGAGCGCGCGCAGCGTGCGGTGACGCGCACGTACAAGTACGCGTACTTCGACCTGGAGCAGTGGAAGACGCTGCTGGCCGCGGTCGAACGCGAGCGCGGGGAGGAGCTGGCGCTGTGCTACTACAACGACCGGCCCTCGCAGCGCAGCGGCACCGCCCCGGGCCCGGAGCCGAGCGTCGAGGCGGTGACGGCGGCCGCGGCGACGCCGGCGCCGGTGGTGTGGAGCACGCTGCCGTTCTTCAACGAGCGGCTGATGGTCACGATCGACAACGTGCCCGATGACGACGACGCGGTCACGGTGCTGGTGTCGGCGGACACGTGGCACGTGACGAGTGAGGACATGGAGACGCTGGCCCGGACGATGGAGTCGCTGGCCGTCGCAGCGGCCTGCGATCCGGCGACGGCGACCGGGGTGGGGGCGGCCGCCGAGGCGAAGCCTGTGGGGTGAGGGCGCGGGTGAGGCGCGCGGGGTGGTGGCTCAGGGCGTGTGGTGCTGCGGTTGAGGGCGGTTTTCTGGCGCTTTGCGTGTAACCCCCCGCCGTATCTCTGGATGAGAGGAACTTGTTCCATCGACTCATCAAGAGGACAGCATGCGCAACAGAGTGATCCCCTTCCTGGCGCTGACCGTCGCGGGCCTGCTGGTGGCCGGTGCCGCCGAGGCGGACGCGGCCGGCTCGATCTTCCAGGTCGTCCCCACTCCGAACACTGCCACCGCGCCGATCTCCAATGACCTGTTGACCGGGGCCGCCAGCACGTCGACGCACGACGTGTGGGCGGTCGGATT contains these protein-coding regions:
- a CDS encoding helix-turn-helix domain-containing protein, whose product is MTERATLRHRRIGAALRAHRVNAGLTLERVAHRLTPADAMSAAKISRIENGQYAVNPHDVRALCRVYDLDASTTDELVEQASQALRRTWWQEGEAGSLPAPFQRYLEYEDTCVALDVFAPVFVPDILQTAAYTRMLIAGLWPDKNPGERQALASVLTRRQTRLAVEAGPRVQVVLDAHAVLRSWGDRSVAVRQAAYLLEVSRHPRTEVRVIPDGRVYPGAHTGFTLMTLGSGEKQARPSRQVKHVPKQGAPATKPAEHVGFVGGVVGWCLVDGGDEIDRYTLTFEQQRAAALGPEETRRWLRLAIKSMGGVG
- a CDS encoding condensation domain-containing protein, with protein sequence MTTVPVSSGLSSGPSSESSSDLSSGPSSDSFSDSLASLVASTQTIDVPFSGDDAGSGGLNWGQQHIFGAIRNLGSSMNMCALRELPPTATVEDFADELRFYLNRFQAMRTLLRFEAGRPPIQVVHASGTAPLRILDIDPAADLDAALAALVAEHEERNFDDEHEYPIRMVLIRRAGVLTHLLTVLNHFATDGAGAFAMYEDFLHRDPVTGQARGPVPTHPLDLTVQQATPAGRRQSDASLRYWERQLAALPRRRPTAAVPETGSRYRRATLRSVPLLLGATRIAHRLDCDVSAVVLGLFATALARLTGEQPTAAQMLVSNRFRPGMADIVGNVSQSGLFVVDVADTTVDDVIERAQRAVTRTYKYAYFDLEQWKTLLAAVERERGEELALCYYNDRPSQRSGTAPGPEPSVEAVTAAAATPAPVVWSTLPFFNERLMVTIDNVPDDDDAVTVLVSADTWHVTSEDMETLARTMESLAVAAACDPATATGVGAAAEAKPVG
- a CDS encoding lanthionine synthetase LanC family protein, whose translation is MSEATAGRRRRTDENWVHRVDPRMPGVAHGWKLHVSARPATLEEVVARVLPLLDEYVCHVKYARTPEILRALNSGFRSPGAVGKAVTVYPAPGTVVEIASALVEALNGIDGPRVLSDMRVSPSAPVYYRYGPFEATYRTGSGGRLESVMIGPDGQGFDGLATGHYRCPPWAVDPFRSDASDARPDRTSASLAGGRYEITAGIVRAAHGNVYRAIDRARNTRVVLKQARAFVAEDDFELDARHRLRHERLVLEQLDGIDGIPRFVDYFEHAGDEFLVLADCGGRDLRREVLEHGPYRSGDPDRDPLALADRLAALLDEVHRRGVVVRDLKPNNVVLDAAGRPHLVDFGISALDGLGPGGGTLGYRPPGHAQDDADVPDPADDLYALGVTLGFAATGLEPVLIDDDAAVNRDRTLAGLEAADVAPAVSRRIRTLMNVSDAGHLPPIPDGDLLDEIIEDAVAYCAQAARDTVREGSGPTDLYAGSSGLGWELLQHRDRPGVADVVELLARWTARQARDLSASLYSGRMGVALFLQQAGLPYDHDGLLPRGRLDGGPPEADLIEGAAGIGLGHLRLADAFVSAAYSGVRDFHLAGAAECHRLITSGIATLTPTDAAKPGNAALAAGIAHGDAGVAYFLAEYSRAVGAGAGFGVGVETEVGAGVRGAGDAAHVEALAAARAACDRLAALIPGLLARALAPDGSRRYGSWCRGLAGIGSVLIRAAECVGELRYLELADQCADACVRIAPRMPQVVQCCGLAGVGDFLIDLAEATGDERRWDEAALIARLILARSGGTWSQPVFPDVELTRSSAGWAGGTSGVLGFLRRLRHRGGNRLATTSRQLM
- a CDS encoding SflA family class IV lanthipeptide, whose product is MPTASPLLAEQNLREPLKRNVRELSVRERNVRERNVREPLRSANVRELNVRERNVREPLRSANVRELNVRERNVREPLRSANVRELNVREPLKRNLRDSLKRNVRDVLAVSADRVLSNKLLASADANRVVSNKLLASADANRVVSNKLLASADANRVVSNKLLASTDANRVVSNKLLASADGSRVVSNKLLASADGSRVVSNKLLASAAADRVVSNKLLASAAADRVVSNKLLASAAADRVLSNKLLASAAADRVVSNKLLASADADLVILDKLLAFEDTDSREHQACLPNPYPTATTRFDCEL